From a region of the Eleutherodactylus coqui strain aEleCoq1 unplaced genomic scaffold, aEleCoq1.hap1 HAP1_SCAFFOLD_135, whole genome shotgun sequence genome:
- the LOC136592640 gene encoding phospholipid scramblase 3-like isoform X1 gives MSRLQCNFLLGRKASQAEKCREGQYGGSSDGSSRSAGFNSGNHTFQNYCTYDLIGPNGHRVYEAKEYREFCGPRMDIRVQNLQGYNILNLLLPAHFCSWESTLQVIDASGHLLGFVEKNWSFSAASFDILRPDNQLCLKVQGPGWGEGFMSDQVYQVLSADKSFAVGQIIRVWQGLGREMFTREDKFVVQFPADLEVSMKAILIACTLMIDLLDHERRRQHSHH, from the exons ATGTCACGGCTCCAGTGTAACTTCCTGTTAGGGAGAAAAGCATCACAAGCAGAGAAGTGTAGAGAAG GTCAGTATGGCGGGAGCTCTGATGGTTCCTCCAGGTCTGCAGGATTTAATTCCG GGAACCACACGTTCCAGAATTATTGCACCTATGATTTAATTGGACCTAATGGACACCGCGTATATGAGGCAAAAGAGTATCGCGAATTCTGTGGACCTCGCATGGATATTCGAGTCCAGAACCTGCAGGGCTACAACATACTCAACCTTCTCCTGCCAGCTCACTTCTGCAGCtgggaaagtaca TTGCAGGTCATTGACGCCTCAGGTCATCTCCTCGGTTTTGTGGAAAAGAACTGGTCCTTCTCCGCTGCATCTTTCGACATCCTGAGACCGGACAATCAGCTCTGTCTCAAAGTTCAGGGTCCGGGATGGGGGGAGGGCTTCATGTCTGACCAAGTCTATCAG GTACTGTCAGCTGATAAATCCTTTGCCGTCGGCCAGATAATACGTGTGTGGCAGGGGCTGGGCCGTGAAATGTTCACCAGGGAGGATAAGTTTGTGGTGCAATTCCCAGCAGACCTGGAGGTGTCCATGAAAGCCATACTGATAGCCTGCACCCTCATGATT gATCTCTTGGATCATGAGCGGCGCAGACAGCATTCTCATCATTAA
- the LOC136592640 gene encoding uncharacterized protein isoform X4 — protein MSRLQCNFLLGRKASQAEKCREGQYGGSSDGSSRSAGFNSGNHTFQNYCTYDLIGPNGHRVYEAKEYREFCGPRMDIRVQNLQGYNILNLLLPAHFCSWESTLQVIDASGHLLGFVEKNWSFSAASFDILRPDNQLCLKVQGPGWGEGFMSDQVYQDLLDHERRRQHSHH, from the exons ATGTCACGGCTCCAGTGTAACTTCCTGTTAGGGAGAAAAGCATCACAAGCAGAGAAGTGTAGAGAAG GTCAGTATGGCGGGAGCTCTGATGGTTCCTCCAGGTCTGCAGGATTTAATTCCG GGAACCACACGTTCCAGAATTATTGCACCTATGATTTAATTGGACCTAATGGACACCGCGTATATGAGGCAAAAGAGTATCGCGAATTCTGTGGACCTCGCATGGATATTCGAGTCCAGAACCTGCAGGGCTACAACATACTCAACCTTCTCCTGCCAGCTCACTTCTGCAGCtgggaaagtaca TTGCAGGTCATTGACGCCTCAGGTCATCTCCTCGGTTTTGTGGAAAAGAACTGGTCCTTCTCCGCTGCATCTTTCGACATCCTGAGACCGGACAATCAGCTCTGTCTCAAAGTTCAGGGTCCGGGATGGGGGGAGGGCTTCATGTCTGACCAAGTCTATCAG gATCTCTTGGATCATGAGCGGCGCAGACAGCATTCTCATCATTAA
- the LOC136592640 gene encoding phospholipid scramblase 3-like isoform X3: MSRLQCNFLLGRKASQAEKCREGNHTFQNYCTYDLIGPNGHRVYEAKEYREFCGPRMDIRVQNLQGYNILNLLLPAHFCSWESTLQVIDASGHLLGFVEKNWSFSAASFDILRPDNQLCLKVQGPGWGEGFMSDQVYQVLSADKSFAVGQIIRVWQGLGREMFTREDKFVVQFPADLEVSMKAILIACTLMIDLLDHERRRQHSHH; the protein is encoded by the exons ATGTCACGGCTCCAGTGTAACTTCCTGTTAGGGAGAAAAGCATCACAAGCAGAGAAGTGTAGAGAAG GGAACCACACGTTCCAGAATTATTGCACCTATGATTTAATTGGACCTAATGGACACCGCGTATATGAGGCAAAAGAGTATCGCGAATTCTGTGGACCTCGCATGGATATTCGAGTCCAGAACCTGCAGGGCTACAACATACTCAACCTTCTCCTGCCAGCTCACTTCTGCAGCtgggaaagtaca TTGCAGGTCATTGACGCCTCAGGTCATCTCCTCGGTTTTGTGGAAAAGAACTGGTCCTTCTCCGCTGCATCTTTCGACATCCTGAGACCGGACAATCAGCTCTGTCTCAAAGTTCAGGGTCCGGGATGGGGGGAGGGCTTCATGTCTGACCAAGTCTATCAG GTACTGTCAGCTGATAAATCCTTTGCCGTCGGCCAGATAATACGTGTGTGGCAGGGGCTGGGCCGTGAAATGTTCACCAGGGAGGATAAGTTTGTGGTGCAATTCCCAGCAGACCTGGAGGTGTCCATGAAAGCCATACTGATAGCCTGCACCCTCATGATT gATCTCTTGGATCATGAGCGGCGCAGACAGCATTCTCATCATTAA
- the LOC136592640 gene encoding phospholipid scramblase 3-like isoform X2 translates to MAGALMVPPGLQDLIPVSHFYINQTWNHTFQNYCTYDLIGPNGHRVYEAKEYREFCGPRMDIRVQNLQGYNILNLLLPAHFCSWESTLQVIDASGHLLGFVEKNWSFSAASFDILRPDNQLCLKVQGPGWGEGFMSDQVYQVLSADKSFAVGQIIRVWQGLGREMFTREDKFVVQFPADLEVSMKAILIACTLMIDLLDHERRRQHSHH, encoded by the exons ATGGCGGGAGCTCTGATGGTTCCTCCAGGTCTGCAGGATTTAATTCCG GTCAGTCATTTCTACATTAATCAGACGT GGAACCACACGTTCCAGAATTATTGCACCTATGATTTAATTGGACCTAATGGACACCGCGTATATGAGGCAAAAGAGTATCGCGAATTCTGTGGACCTCGCATGGATATTCGAGTCCAGAACCTGCAGGGCTACAACATACTCAACCTTCTCCTGCCAGCTCACTTCTGCAGCtgggaaagtaca TTGCAGGTCATTGACGCCTCAGGTCATCTCCTCGGTTTTGTGGAAAAGAACTGGTCCTTCTCCGCTGCATCTTTCGACATCCTGAGACCGGACAATCAGCTCTGTCTCAAAGTTCAGGGTCCGGGATGGGGGGAGGGCTTCATGTCTGACCAAGTCTATCAG GTACTGTCAGCTGATAAATCCTTTGCCGTCGGCCAGATAATACGTGTGTGGCAGGGGCTGGGCCGTGAAATGTTCACCAGGGAGGATAAGTTTGTGGTGCAATTCCCAGCAGACCTGGAGGTGTCCATGAAAGCCATACTGATAGCCTGCACCCTCATGATT gATCTCTTGGATCATGAGCGGCGCAGACAGCATTCTCATCATTAA